The proteins below are encoded in one region of Paenisporosarcina cavernae:
- a CDS encoding class I SAM-dependent methyltransferase, whose product MSSTLENLFTFIDQQTQDLSKKENIPYLEAVLEVLELWLDGENVPSGNSFLKEDVRKSIQLAILKGMKAHVQPHHHMTPDSLGLLVAYFVEKFTSNKDHFTVLDPAIGTGNLLYTVMNYVQKNVTAEGVEIDDMLIQLAAATGDLLQHEVQLHRQDALQPLLIDPVDVVVSDLPAGYYPNEKIGSTYFLGNKEGMSFAHHLFIEQSVKHIKDGGHLLLFVPQNLFESEEASRLHEFFQQHVWIEAVIQLPDNLFKQSNFAKSLLVLQKKSSESKKPREVLLAKVPSMSNKEAMSLFFQKVDIWMEQNERA is encoded by the coding sequence ATGAGTTCAACATTAGAAAATTTATTCACATTCATAGATCAACAAACGCAAGACTTAAGTAAAAAAGAAAATATACCGTATTTGGAAGCGGTTTTAGAAGTATTGGAATTATGGTTAGATGGCGAAAATGTTCCTAGTGGAAATTCCTTTTTAAAAGAAGATGTTCGAAAAAGTATTCAATTAGCCATTTTAAAAGGGATGAAAGCGCACGTCCAACCGCATCACCATATGACTCCAGATTCTCTTGGATTACTGGTAGCGTATTTTGTGGAAAAATTCACCTCAAACAAAGATCACTTTACCGTACTTGATCCTGCTATTGGAACCGGGAATTTGTTATATACAGTGATGAATTATGTTCAGAAAAATGTTACAGCAGAAGGTGTAGAAATTGACGATATGTTAATCCAATTGGCTGCTGCGACAGGTGACTTGTTGCAACATGAAGTGCAGTTACATCGGCAAGATGCACTGCAGCCATTGCTGATCGACCCAGTAGATGTGGTTGTCAGCGATCTGCCAGCAGGCTATTATCCGAACGAAAAAATTGGTTCAACGTACTTTCTAGGAAATAAAGAAGGTATGTCTTTTGCTCACCATCTCTTCATCGAACAATCGGTTAAACATATAAAAGACGGCGGACATCTTCTGTTGTTTGTACCGCAAAATTTATTCGAAAGCGAAGAAGCATCACGTTTACATGAATTTTTTCAGCAACATGTATGGATAGAGGCAGTCATACAGCTTCCAGATAATTTATTTAAACAATCGAATTTTGCAAAATCGCTCCTTGTTTTACAAAAGAAATCTTCCGAAAGTAAAAAACCACGAGAAGTTCTTTTAGCAAAAGTTCCAAGTATGTCGAACAAAGAAGCGATGAGTTTATTCTTCCAAAAGGTCGATATTTGGATGGAGCAAAACGAACGAGCATAG
- the tpx gene encoding thiol peroxidase codes for MVNITFKQNPVTLIGNEVKVGDTAPNFQVLANDLSPVTLDDTKGKVRLISVVPSLDTGTCDAQTRKFNESASSLGENVKILTISVDLPFAQKRWCAAAGIDAVQTLSDHRDLSFGKAYGVAIEELRLLARAVFVVDEQDKVTYVEYVSEATEHPNYEAAIEAVKALTK; via the coding sequence TTGGTAAATATCACATTTAAACAAAACCCAGTTACATTAATAGGAAATGAAGTAAAAGTGGGAGATACGGCTCCGAATTTTCAAGTTTTGGCAAATGATCTAAGCCCTGTTACATTGGATGACACAAAAGGTAAGGTTCGATTAATCAGTGTCGTTCCGTCTTTAGATACGGGAACATGTGATGCGCAAACTCGTAAATTCAATGAAAGTGCATCTTCATTAGGTGAAAATGTCAAAATTCTTACTATCTCAGTTGACTTACCATTCGCTCAAAAACGTTGGTGTGCAGCTGCAGGAATAGATGCAGTTCAAACTTTATCCGATCACCGAGACTTATCATTCGGTAAAGCTTATGGTGTGGCAATTGAAGAACTACGTTTGCTTGCGCGTGCAGTGTTTGTCGTGGATGAGCAAGACAAAGTGACGTATGTTGAATATGTTTCCGAAGCAACGGAACATCCAAATTATGAAGCTGCTATTGAGGCAGTAAAAGCACTCACGAAATAA
- a CDS encoding RDD family protein, with protein sequence MEHEVVVTESIEYTPKYAGFWVRFFAYVMDLLIIGSLTSIIVYPIFRIAGWNLSNSAWYAPISILSAIVFYGYFVLMTYFWRQTIGKMIFGLTVIPLKDDSNSFLTIVIREWIGRFISTTLFPLYVVVAFTSKKQGVHDLFADTSVIHENTFEKTLQRVPYHAVNSHELHDTNPI encoded by the coding sequence GTGGAACATGAAGTAGTAGTAACAGAATCAATTGAATATACCCCGAAATATGCGGGATTCTGGGTTCGATTCTTTGCGTATGTAATGGATTTACTTATTATAGGGAGTCTCACATCTATTATCGTCTATCCTATTTTCCGAATCGCAGGATGGAATCTTTCAAATTCCGCATGGTATGCACCAATTAGTATTTTATCCGCAATTGTTTTTTACGGATATTTTGTCCTCATGACATATTTTTGGCGACAGACGATTGGTAAAATGATTTTTGGTCTAACAGTTATTCCGTTAAAAGATGATTCGAATTCTTTTCTGACGATTGTGATTCGAGAGTGGATTGGTCGCTTCATTAGCACGACTCTATTTCCTTTATATGTTGTTGTAGCATTTACATCAAAAAAACAAGGAGTACATGATCTTTTTGCTGATACAAGCGTTATTCATGAAAATACGTTTGAGAAAACGTTGCAACGCGTGCCATATCATGCTGTAAATTCACATGAGTTGCATGATACAAATCCTATCTAG